The Setaria italica strain Yugu1 chromosome IX, Setaria_italica_v2.0, whole genome shotgun sequence genome has a window encoding:
- the LOC101769066 gene encoding uncharacterized protein LOC101769066: MYQQMMSSGSRSLAATLLLLLAAAATAQAAPAAGTACHNDIVALRSTCYQYVQDDGPMVQPSPHCCATVRGIANATCVCDYFSSLDRINLDRVFYVAGQCHVAIPWSCGDKNQV; this comes from the exons ATGTACCAGCAGATGATGAGCTCCGGTAGCCGCAGTCTGGCTGCAAcgctcctcctgctccttgccgccgccgccacagcccaagcagctccggcggcgggaacAGCCTGCCATAACGACATTGTCGCGCTGCGGAGCACCTGCTACCAGTACGTCCAGGATGACGGTCCCATGGTGCAGCCATCGCCGCATTGCTGTGCCACTGTGAGGGGCATCGCCAACGCTACCTGTGTCTGCGACTACTTCAGCTCCCTCGACCGCATAAACCTGGACAGGGTGTTCTACGTTGCTGGGCAGTGCCACGTCGCCATCCCCTGGAGCTGCGGAG ACAAAAATCAGGTCTGA